The Winogradskyella schleiferi genome has a window encoding:
- the leuC gene encoding 3-isopropylmalate dehydratase large subunit, producing MTTKKTLFDKVWDSHVVSTIENGPQILYIDKHLIHEVTSPQAFNELEDRGIPVFRPDQIVATADHNTPTLNQDQPIRDALSRKQLEQLSENCKKNNITLYELGHKYNGIVHVMAPELGVTQPGLTMVCGDSHTSTHGAFGTIAFGIGTSQVAQVFASQCLLLTKPKSLRVSVNGKLKNGVLPKDVILYIISKLGTNSGTGYFCEYAGNVFEDMSMEGRMTVCNMSIEMGARGGMIAPDDTTFEYVKGRKFAPQGDDFDKKVAYWKTLPTDEGAQFDKEYSFDAEDIEPMITYGTNPGMGIKISENIPVDENPSFKKSLAYMNFEAGESLINKLINFVFIGSCTNSRIEDFRVAANYIKGKKKAENVTAWLVPGSKQVEAQIIEEGLKTVFDDAGFELRQPGCSACLAMNDDKIPEGEYCVSTSNRNFEGRQGQGSRTILASPLVAAATAVEGKIVDITKQLN from the coding sequence ATGACAACAAAAAAAACACTATTCGATAAAGTCTGGGATTCACACGTGGTCAGCACCATAGAAAATGGGCCTCAGATTCTATATATTGATAAACATTTAATACACGAAGTTACAAGTCCGCAAGCTTTCAATGAATTGGAAGATCGCGGAATTCCTGTTTTCAGGCCTGACCAAATTGTGGCAACGGCAGATCATAATACACCAACTTTAAATCAAGATCAGCCCATTAGAGATGCGCTTTCTAGAAAACAGTTAGAGCAACTTTCTGAAAACTGTAAAAAAAACAATATTACATTATATGAGTTAGGACATAAATATAATGGAATTGTCCATGTGATGGCTCCTGAGTTAGGAGTGACGCAACCAGGCTTAACCATGGTCTGTGGAGATAGTCACACGTCAACACATGGTGCCTTCGGAACCATTGCATTCGGCATTGGCACAAGTCAGGTCGCACAAGTCTTTGCAAGCCAATGCTTGTTGCTTACAAAACCAAAAAGCTTAAGAGTTTCCGTTAATGGGAAATTAAAGAATGGTGTGTTACCAAAAGATGTCATTCTTTATATCATTTCAAAACTAGGAACCAATTCAGGTACAGGTTATTTCTGTGAATATGCAGGAAATGTGTTCGAGGACATGAGTATGGAAGGTAGAATGACGGTTTGTAATATGAGTATTGAAATGGGAGCACGAGGCGGCATGATTGCCCCAGACGACACCACTTTTGAATACGTAAAAGGACGAAAATTTGCGCCGCAAGGTGACGATTTTGATAAGAAAGTGGCCTATTGGAAAACCTTGCCAACGGATGAAGGCGCACAATTTGATAAGGAATATAGTTTTGATGCCGAGGATATAGAACCGATGATTACCTACGGAACGAATCCTGGAATGGGAATTAAAATTTCTGAAAACATTCCGGTTGATGAGAATCCATCATTTAAAAAATCATTGGCTTATATGAATTTTGAAGCTGGAGAAAGCTTAATCAATAAGCTCATTAATTTTGTGTTTATAGGAAGTTGCACCAATTCTAGAATTGAAGATTTTAGAGTGGCAGCAAATTACATAAAAGGTAAAAAGAAGGCTGAAAATGTTACGGCTTGGTTAGTGCCAGGAAGTAAGCAAGTTGAAGCCCAAATTATAGAAGAAGGCTTAAAAACGGTGTTTGATGACGCAGGGTTTGAGTTGCGTCAACCAGGTTGTTCGGCATGTTTGGCTATGAATGATGATAAGATTCCAGAAGGAGAATATTGTGTTTCTACCTCAAATAGAAATTTTGAAGGTCGCCAAGGCCAAGGATCCAGAACAATATTAGCCAGTCCTTTGGTTGCTGCGGCAACTGCGGTAGAAGGAAAAATAGTTGATATTACTAAACAATTGAATTAA
- a CDS encoding translocation/assembly module TamB domain-containing protein has product MDSTENIEPKTSKKRDYRWIRRTLRVLLGILIFLFLVILFVRSPWGQSIIVDKVVNYISNKTNTKVDIEKLFITFDGDVQLDGLYLEDKKGDTLVYSKSLEANIPLWKMIRGEAVGVDALDWDGLRVNIIRKDSIEGYNFQFLIDAFAATDSTTVATDTTSTPLNLVLGNLNFNNFDIIFDDVVAGIDSRFKIGNLEADMETTNVEDMVFKASTINLSDANIKFIQKPVAIDSTASDVPLPKFSFDNLSLNNVVAYYESQPDRIIADVDISEFATEVPIINLEASDFNLKKITLKNSRISLTTEADINGLTQKLEEIKDDAKSDINKFEWPQIKLNVSEIDFENNQFDYRVGNAESESDVFNPNAISLSNLTLQAKDILLENKKATLNLAQLKFNEISGFNLKQLAVNFKATDQNMRLEDLKFQLNDNAISGYAHLDYQSLSQLMATPETTKVKLNLPAFRLSLSELFKFQPDLKNNEYLKKISEKPFKGYLNASGTLASINLTKAEVNWGKSTQISATGSIQNVTNPETLQFNIPQFSAKTKRSDLIQFVSEKDLGVSLPNDVQLAGNFNGSPDDISAKAKLTTTQGIATIDGNFKNANTIAYDATLTIEDYKVNELLNNPQFGALSLTIDSKGSGKTINTLDASLDATVSKFQLNDYAIKDLNIKGNIKDGSGNVISKYKDENLNVNLDAFVVLDSVAPEATLELNVIGANLQALGLMGRNVKTGMNIYVDFKGNSESYDVSAIVNDGVVVYDNRTYLLGSLKALAHVRTDTSSVSLSNKMIDLDLKSNADPATFSNALRRHVSSYFYRDEKLPDSITQFVNLKLEGKVSESPLLNDVFLVNVKDLDTIDISIDFNEKARKLKANITAPHINYSGNELDSLAFSMNTDKDNFKFNLGFKNITAGPLDIPKTIITGNQTNNELSLNFLGFHDDEKLMNVNTKITGNRERLQFSVNPDSLILNKEKWMIPSSNEIVYEDENLEFTDFKITKNNQTIEITDKLPNFSKQHIAVEFANFEINEVFNYLNPESEIASGKLNGSFILEDPFTNTGLVADLSIEKFNVLNTDLGILSVNGNSLGEGSYAFNAGLKGGDIDFDLVGDYMVNNNITNLDLNLDINTFKMKALNTLSLGEIKETDGSFSGAFKVTGTTTDPQYNGSVTFNNADFNIVKLNTKFTMANETLNINNDGLSMSNFTISDENNNNLILSGDIGTESFINPTFNLKVQAKNFQVLNATQEDNEEFYGKVTFDANATLTGDLQIPKLSAKLTLGSKTDLTYVLPSSLASVEERDGVVVFVNRENPDAILTQTEEQTATIKGFDISTQIKVGKEAAVTIIIDEETGDNFRVSGEGDFIFTMVPNGRITLTGGYEISDGHYELNLYNLVNRKFLIAPGSRVTWSGDPFDAKLDVRAIYNLETSASALMAPQISGADPSVKSKYRQVLPFKVYLNIDGELLQPKISFALDMPEEEQGAIGGQVYGRVQQVNSQEGELNRQVFSLLVLNRFYPEPGSDGSTGGFATIARDNLNDAVSEQLNAFSDKILGNTGIELDFGLDSYTDYQGDTPTNRTQLDVAAQKKLFNDRLTVRVGSEVDIEGSGSTEEETPLIGNVSLEYTLSEDGRYRLKGFRKSEFENVIDGQTIVSGIALIFTQEFNQFNELWDAIFRSQNEKEEKLEADKKAAEEKLKAKEEATDKSIEQKKN; this is encoded by the coding sequence TTGGACAGCACCGAAAACATAGAACCCAAAACATCCAAAAAACGAGACTATCGTTGGATACGCAGAACTCTACGCGTGTTGTTGGGAATTCTTATATTTTTATTTTTGGTTATTCTTTTTGTAAGAAGTCCTTGGGGACAAAGTATAATTGTGGACAAAGTTGTAAACTATATCTCCAATAAAACCAATACTAAAGTTGACATAGAGAAACTTTTTATCACTTTCGATGGCGACGTGCAACTCGACGGCCTTTATTTGGAAGACAAAAAAGGCGATACCTTGGTCTATTCCAAATCCCTAGAAGCCAATATTCCACTCTGGAAAATGATAAGAGGCGAAGCCGTCGGTGTCGATGCTCTTGATTGGGACGGTTTGCGCGTCAATATTATTAGAAAAGATTCCATCGAAGGCTATAATTTTCAGTTTTTGATTGATGCTTTTGCAGCAACAGACAGTACAACTGTTGCTACAGATACAACTTCAACACCACTGAACCTTGTTCTTGGCAACTTAAACTTTAACAATTTTGATATCATTTTTGATGATGTGGTTGCAGGCATCGATTCCAGATTTAAAATCGGCAATCTGGAAGCTGATATGGAAACCACCAATGTAGAGGATATGGTTTTTAAGGCTTCAACCATTAATCTTAGCGATGCCAATATTAAATTTATCCAAAAACCTGTAGCGATTGATTCAACAGCTTCAGACGTGCCTTTGCCAAAATTCTCGTTTGACAATTTAAGCTTGAATAATGTGGTCGCTTATTACGAATCCCAACCCGACCGAATCATCGCAGATGTAGACATTTCGGAGTTTGCTACGGAAGTTCCAATTATCAATCTAGAAGCTAGTGATTTCAACCTTAAAAAAATAACACTCAAAAACTCTAGAATCAGCTTAACAACAGAAGCCGATATCAATGGACTCACACAAAAATTAGAAGAAATAAAAGACGATGCCAAAAGTGATATCAATAAATTTGAATGGCCTCAAATAAAACTAAATGTTTCCGAAATAGATTTTGAAAACAATCAATTTGATTATCGTGTCGGCAATGCAGAATCGGAATCAGATGTTTTTAATCCAAACGCTATTTCACTTTCTAACTTAACGCTTCAAGCCAAAGACATTTTGTTAGAAAATAAAAAAGCAACACTCAACTTAGCGCAACTAAAATTTAATGAAATCTCGGGATTTAACCTCAAGCAATTGGCTGTTAATTTTAAGGCTACGGACCAAAATATGCGTCTAGAGGATTTAAAATTCCAATTAAACGATAATGCTATTTCGGGTTATGCGCATTTAGATTACCAGTCGCTTTCGCAATTAATGGCTACACCTGAAACCACCAAAGTGAAATTGAATTTGCCAGCGTTTCGATTATCATTATCAGAACTTTTCAAATTTCAACCTGATTTAAAAAATAACGAATACCTAAAAAAAATAAGCGAAAAACCGTTTAAAGGATATCTCAATGCCTCAGGAACTTTAGCGTCCATAAATCTAACGAAAGCTGAAGTCAATTGGGGAAAATCAACCCAAATTTCCGCTACAGGATCCATTCAAAATGTTACAAATCCTGAAACTCTTCAATTCAACATTCCGCAGTTTTCTGCAAAAACAAAACGTTCGGATTTAATTCAATTTGTAAGCGAAAAAGATTTAGGAGTGAGTTTACCTAACGACGTTCAACTCGCAGGTAATTTCAACGGAAGTCCAGATGATATTTCAGCAAAAGCAAAACTAACAACGACCCAAGGTATTGCGACTATAGATGGGAATTTCAAAAATGCAAATACCATCGCTTACGATGCTACTCTTACCATTGAAGATTATAAAGTCAACGAATTGCTTAACAATCCTCAATTTGGAGCATTAAGCTTAACTATTGATTCCAAAGGAAGCGGAAAAACCATCAACACTTTGGATGCCTCTTTGGATGCGACCGTTTCAAAATTCCAACTTAATGACTATGCCATTAAAGATCTTAATATCAAAGGAAATATAAAAGATGGCAGTGGTAATGTGATTTCAAAATACAAAGACGAAAATCTAAATGTAAATCTAGATGCTTTTGTAGTTCTAGATTCTGTTGCACCAGAAGCCACATTAGAGTTGAACGTCATTGGCGCCAATTTGCAAGCACTTGGTCTAATGGGTCGCAACGTAAAAACTGGTATGAACATATATGTAGATTTCAAAGGAAATAGCGAGAGTTATGACGTGTCGGCAATTGTTAATGATGGTGTTGTAGTCTATGATAACAGAACCTATTTATTGGGTTCACTTAAGGCTTTGGCCCATGTTAGAACGGACACGTCTTCTGTGTCTTTAAGCAATAAAATGATTGATTTAGACTTAAAGTCAAATGCCGATCCCGCGACTTTTAGTAATGCCTTAAGACGTCATGTGTCCAGTTATTTTTATCGCGATGAGAAACTCCCAGATTCCATTACCCAATTCGTCAATCTAAAACTTGAAGGTAAAGTTTCAGAATCGCCCTTACTAAATGATGTGTTTTTGGTAAATGTAAAGGATTTGGACACTATTGATATTTCCATAGATTTTAACGAAAAAGCTCGAAAATTAAAGGCTAATATCACCGCACCACATATAAATTATAGTGGTAATGAACTCGATAGTTTAGCGTTTTCCATGAATACGGATAAGGACAATTTCAAATTTAATCTTGGCTTTAAAAATATAACCGCTGGACCTTTAGACATACCTAAAACCATCATTACGGGAAATCAGACCAATAATGAATTATCATTGAATTTTTTAGGCTTTCACGATGATGAAAAACTGATGAATGTCAATACAAAAATTACGGGAAATCGTGAACGCTTACAATTTTCAGTTAATCCTGATAGTTTAATATTGAATAAGGAAAAATGGATGATTCCATCGTCAAATGAAATTGTTTATGAGGACGAAAATCTGGAATTTACGGATTTTAAAATCACTAAAAACAATCAAACCATTGAAATTACGGATAAATTGCCCAACTTTTCAAAGCAACATATAGCTGTTGAGTTTGCTAATTTTGAAATCAATGAGGTCTTCAATTATTTGAATCCTGAATCTGAAATAGCATCAGGAAAACTCAATGGCAGTTTTATTCTCGAAGATCCTTTTACAAACACGGGTCTTGTTGCAGATTTAAGTATTGAAAAATTCAATGTTCTCAACACAGATTTAGGCATATTGAGCGTCAATGGAAACTCTCTTGGAGAAGGTAGTTATGCCTTTAACGCAGGATTAAAAGGAGGTGATATCGATTTTGATTTGGTTGGCGATTATATGGTCAATAATAACATAACCAATCTCGATTTGAATTTAGATATCAACACCTTTAAAATGAAAGCGCTCAACACCCTTTCGTTAGGTGAAATAAAAGAGACAGATGGGAGTTTTTCTGGTGCTTTTAAGGTTACAGGCACCACTACTGACCCACAATATAATGGTTCAGTAACGTTTAATAATGCGGATTTCAATATCGTAAAACTGAATACAAAATTCACGATGGCCAATGAAACGCTAAACATCAATAACGATGGCCTCTCCATGTCCAATTTTACCATAAGCGACGAGAACAATAATAATCTGATCTTATCTGGTGACATAGGTACCGAAAGTTTTATTAATCCAACATTTAATTTAAAGGTACAGGCAAAAAATTTCCAAGTACTAAATGCCACACAAGAAGATAATGAAGAATTTTACGGAAAAGTGACCTTTGACGCCAATGCCACTCTTACTGGTGATTTACAAATACCAAAATTAAGCGCTAAATTGACTTTAGGTTCTAAAACTGACCTTACCTATGTATTACCTTCAAGTCTCGCTAGTGTTGAGGAACGGGATGGTGTCGTTGTTTTTGTCAATCGTGAAAATCCTGATGCCATTCTTACACAAACCGAAGAACAAACGGCAACCATTAAAGGTTTTGATATTTCAACACAGATTAAAGTTGGGAAAGAAGCCGCAGTTACCATTATTATAGATGAAGAAACTGGTGATAATTTCAGGGTTTCAGGAGAGGGCGATTTCATATTTACTATGGTACCAAACGGACGCATTACACTTACAGGTGGTTATGAAATATCAGATGGCCATTATGAACTTAATCTTTATAATCTGGTCAACAGAAAATTTTTAATTGCACCTGGAAGTCGCGTGACATGGTCTGGAGATCCATTTGATGCGAAATTGGATGTCCGCGCCATTTACAATTTAGAAACTTCGGCTTCAGCACTTATGGCACCCCAAATTTCTGGAGCAGATCCATCCGTGAAAAGTAAATACAGACAGGTTTTACCGTTTAAAGTATATCTTAATATTGATGGCGAATTATTACAACCTAAAATCTCTTTTGCTTTGGATATGCCGGAAGAAGAACAAGGTGCCATTGGTGGCCAAGTTTATGGGAGAGTACAACAAGTTAACTCACAAGAAGGTGAACTTAACCGACAAGTGTTTTCATTATTAGTGCTTAACCGTTTTTACCCAGAACCCGGAAGTGACGGAAGTACTGGAGGATTCGCAACCATTGCTAGAGACAACCTTAACGATGCCGTTTCTGAACAACTAAATGCATTTTCAGATAAAATATTAGGCAACACAGGTATTGAGCTCGATTTTGGACTTGATAGTTATACGGATTACCAAGGAGATACGCCAACCAACCGAACACAATTGGATGTCGCAGCCCAAAAGAAACTTTTTAATGATAGATTAACGGTAAGAGTTGGTAGTGAAGTTGACATTGAAGGTAGTGGTTCTACAGAAGAAGAAACACCATTAATTGGTAATGTGAGTTTAGAATACACCCTTTCTGAGGATGGAAGATACCGACTAAAAGGTTTCAGAAAAAGTGAATTTGAAAACGTAATTGATGGCCAAACCATTGTAAGTGGAATAGCCCTTATTTTTACACAGGAATTCAACCAATTTAACGAACTTTGGGATGCTATTTTCCGTTCACAAAATGAGAAAGAAGAAAAACTGGAAGCTGATAAAAAAGCAGCTGAGGAAAAACTAAAAGCCAAAGAAGAAGCAACAGATAAAAGCATTGAACAGAAAAAGAATTAA
- a CDS encoding alpha/beta fold hydrolase, translated as MGKLNYIYLSDFNTESGKAYAINLSYQTFGKALHEAPIVLVNHALTANSNVIGEHGWWNDLIGANKCIDTNSYSILAFNIPGNGYDTNAENLIENYKDFTARDIAKLFALGLEQLNIEQLFAVIGGSVGGGIAWELAALKPQLIEHLIPIATDWKSTDWLIANCHIQDAILNHSSDPLADARMHAMTLYRTPESLKQKFERTKRNKDLFNIESWLNYHGNALNNRFNLSAYKMMNQILRTIDITEGRGDFIDVAAKIESDVHIITINSDLFFKAEENWNSFVELKSRKENVHIHEIKSIHGHDAFLIEFDQLERFLKPIFKVKVKTSETSDKQVA; from the coding sequence ATGGGAAAATTAAATTATATATATCTATCAGATTTTAATACCGAATCCGGAAAGGCTTATGCTATAAATCTATCTTACCAAACATTTGGAAAGGCGCTACATGAAGCTCCTATTGTTTTGGTAAATCATGCCCTTACCGCTAATTCTAATGTGATTGGAGAACATGGTTGGTGGAATGATTTAATTGGAGCAAACAAATGTATAGACACCAATTCATATAGCATTTTAGCATTCAATATTCCTGGAAATGGCTACGACACTAATGCCGAAAACTTAATCGAAAACTACAAAGATTTCACGGCTCGCGATATCGCTAAATTGTTTGCCTTGGGATTAGAGCAATTAAATATAGAACAGCTTTTTGCGGTTATTGGTGGTTCTGTAGGAGGTGGTATTGCATGGGAATTGGCTGCATTAAAACCTCAACTTATAGAACATTTAATTCCAATAGCAACCGATTGGAAATCTACGGATTGGTTGATTGCTAATTGCCATATTCAAGATGCAATTCTCAATCATTCAAGTGATCCACTGGCAGATGCTAGAATGCATGCTATGACGTTATATCGTACACCAGAATCATTAAAGCAGAAGTTTGAAAGAACTAAAAGAAACAAGGACCTTTTTAACATCGAATCTTGGTTAAATTATCATGGTAATGCGTTGAATAATCGTTTTAACCTATCGGCTTATAAAATGATGAATCAAATCTTACGCACTATTGATATTACTGAAGGACGAGGTGATTTTATAGACGTAGCTGCAAAAATTGAATCCGATGTACATATCATTACCATCAATTCCGATTTGTTTTTTAAAGCCGAAGAAAACTGGAATAGCTTTGTTGAACTGAAGAGTAGAAAAGAAAATGTCCATATTCATGAGATAAAATCAATTCATGGCCATGATGCCTTTCTAATTGAATTTGATCAGTTAGAGCGTTTTTTAAAACCTATTTTTAAAGTTAAAGTAAAAACTTCTGAAACTTCAGATAAGCAAGTGGCATAG
- a CDS encoding O-acetylhomoserine aminocarboxypropyltransferase/cysteine synthase family protein → MSTQKFATQALHAGHDVSQTGGTRAVPIYQTTSYVFDNSDDAAGRFNLSVPGFIYTRLNNPTNDILEQRLAALEGGIAAVATASGTAAISTTLLTLLRAGDHIVASSSLYGGTYNLLSVTLPRHGITTTFVDASDPENFEKAAQENTRAIFVESLGNPKLDVLDLEAISKAAKAHKVPLIVDNTVATPSLLNPIEYGANIVIHSLTKYINGNGTSLGGIIIDAGTFDWTNGKFPEFTEPSAGYHGLVYSEVIGPAAFIAKIRIEGLRDYGGALSPFNAFQIIQGLETLELRIQKHSENALELAKWLQAQSEVKWVNYPGLESSKYNSLAKKYLPKGQSGIVTFGYEGGYEAAKTIADTTKIFSLLANIGDTKSLIIHPASTTHQQLSDEAQETTGVTKDLIRLSVGLENIEDLKADLKEAFAAVKEKQALQN, encoded by the coding sequence ATGAGTACACAAAAATTCGCAACACAAGCGTTGCACGCAGGACACGACGTTAGTCAAACAGGAGGAACAAGAGCTGTTCCTATTTACCAAACTACATCTTATGTTTTCGATAATTCGGATGATGCTGCAGGGCGATTCAATCTATCGGTTCCTGGATTTATTTACACACGATTAAATAATCCAACAAACGATATTCTAGAGCAACGATTGGCAGCATTGGAAGGCGGCATTGCCGCTGTTGCAACAGCTTCCGGAACCGCAGCCATCTCAACGACATTACTAACACTTTTACGTGCTGGAGACCATATTGTGGCATCTAGTAGTTTGTATGGAGGAACGTACAACTTATTAAGCGTTACACTACCAAGACATGGTATTACAACGACGTTTGTAGACGCCTCTGACCCAGAAAATTTTGAGAAAGCCGCTCAGGAAAACACAAGAGCCATTTTTGTTGAATCTTTAGGAAACCCTAAACTCGATGTTTTAGATTTAGAGGCGATTTCAAAAGCAGCAAAAGCACATAAAGTACCTTTAATTGTTGACAATACAGTGGCAACGCCTTCGCTTTTAAATCCAATTGAATATGGCGCCAATATTGTCATTCATTCGTTGACCAAGTATATCAATGGTAACGGAACGTCCTTAGGTGGAATTATTATTGACGCTGGAACTTTTGATTGGACTAACGGTAAATTCCCGGAATTCACAGAACCTTCTGCAGGTTACCATGGCTTAGTATATAGTGAAGTCATTGGTCCTGCTGCCTTTATTGCAAAAATCAGAATTGAAGGCTTGCGTGATTATGGTGGTGCATTGAGCCCGTTTAATGCATTTCAAATTATTCAAGGCTTGGAGACTTTAGAATTACGTATTCAAAAACATAGTGAAAACGCATTGGAATTAGCAAAATGGTTACAAGCACAATCCGAAGTGAAATGGGTCAATTATCCTGGTCTAGAATCTAGCAAATATAATTCCCTTGCCAAGAAGTACTTGCCAAAAGGACAAAGTGGTATCGTTACCTTTGGATATGAAGGCGGTTACGAAGCCGCAAAAACCATCGCAGATACCACCAAAATATTTTCTCTATTAGCCAATATTGGTGATACAAAATCATTAATTATTCATCCTGCAAGTACGACGCATCAACAATTAAGTGATGAAGCACAAGAAACGACTGGCGTGACTAAGGATTTAATTAGACTATCTGTTGGACTAGAGAATATTGAGGACTTAAAAGCAGACTTAAAAGAAGCATTTGCGGCTGTAAAAGAGAAGCAAGCACTTCAAAATTAG
- a CDS encoding 2-isopropylmalate synthase: protein MSDNNIQIFDTTLRDGEQVPGCKLNKEQKVIIAEQLDVLGVDVIEAGFPVSSPGDFESVEAISKIVKNATVCGLTRSVRNDIKVAAEALKYAAKPRIHTGIGTSESHIIHKFKTTQEDILERAFAAVKYAKSFVEDVEFYAEDAGRTDNEYLARVCEAAIRAGATVLNIPDTTGYCLPSEYGAKIKYLKENVKGIEKAILSCHCHNDLGLATANSIEGVINGARQIECTINGIGERAGNTALEEVVMVLKQHPYLNLDTNINTSLLYGMSQLVSDSMGIYTQPNKAIVGSNAFAHSSGIHQDGVIKNRETYEIIDPKDVGVTESAIVLTARSGRAALAYRAKIVGYELTKLQLDDVYSNFLRFADRKKEINDSDIHQIIETSKVYEQIISA from the coding sequence ATGTCTGATAACAATATACAAATCTTCGATACAACTTTACGTGATGGTGAACAAGTTCCGGGTTGCAAACTTAATAAAGAGCAAAAAGTTATTATCGCAGAACAATTAGATGTGCTTGGTGTCGACGTGATTGAAGCTGGTTTCCCTGTGTCAAGTCCTGGTGATTTTGAATCGGTTGAAGCGATTTCAAAAATTGTAAAAAATGCAACGGTCTGTGGATTGACACGATCAGTTCGAAATGATATAAAAGTGGCTGCAGAAGCGTTGAAATATGCAGCAAAGCCAAGAATCCATACTGGAATCGGAACTTCAGAATCACACATTATCCATAAATTTAAAACGACTCAAGAGGATATTTTGGAGCGTGCGTTTGCTGCTGTAAAATATGCAAAGTCCTTTGTTGAAGATGTTGAATTCTATGCTGAAGATGCTGGTAGAACGGATAACGAATATTTAGCAAGAGTCTGCGAAGCGGCGATTAGAGCTGGTGCAACTGTATTGAATATACCAGATACGACAGGTTATTGCTTACCGAGTGAATACGGCGCAAAAATTAAATACCTAAAAGAAAATGTAAAAGGTATTGAAAAAGCGATTCTTTCGTGCCATTGCCATAATGATTTAGGTTTGGCAACGGCCAATTCTATTGAGGGCGTGATAAATGGTGCAAGGCAAATAGAATGCACAATAAACGGTATTGGTGAGCGTGCTGGTAACACAGCTTTGGAAGAAGTGGTAATGGTATTAAAACAACATCCTTATCTTAATTTAGATACCAATATTAATACGTCGTTGCTTTATGGAATGAGTCAACTTGTTTCGGATAGCATGGGTATTTATACGCAACCAAACAAAGCCATTGTTGGGTCTAACGCTTTTGCGCATAGTTCTGGGATTCATCAAGATGGTGTCATTAAAAATCGTGAAACTTACGAAATTATTGACCCTAAAGATGTTGGTGTCACTGAGTCTGCAATTGTTTTAACCGCAAGAAGCGGTAGAGCTGCTTTAGCATACAGAGCTAAAATTGTAGGTTACGAATTAACAAAACTTCAGCTAGATGATGTCTATTCCAACTTTTTAAGATTTGCGGACAGAAAGAAAGAAATCAATGATAGCGATATCCATCAAATTATTGAAACCAGTAAGGTTTACGAACAGATAATTTCTGCATAG